The following DNA comes from Hymenobacter siberiensis.
CGTTTTATCACTGCTGGCGGACCCGCCTCGGCCCGGTGACCCCGGCCGCGCTGGCCAAACTGTCGGCTGCTGAGCAGGCCCGGCATGCGCGGTTTCTGGCAGCCGGACCCGCGCAGGCTTATGCCGGGGCGCACGTCTTTTTGCGGGCCGTGCTGGGGCACTACACCCACCAGCCCCCGGCCGCGCTGGCCCTGGGCGTGGACGCCCGGCAAAAGCCTATCCTGACCACGGACCCGCCCTTGTGGTTCAACCTGAGCTACCGCGCCGACTGGGCCTTGCTGGCCGTTTCCAACCAGGGCGAGGTGGGCGTTGACCTCGAAGCCATCCGGCCCGTGGCCGGGGCGGCAGCCCTGGTCGACTACCTGTTTTCGCCGGCCGAGCGCGCCGTGCTGCGGGCGGCGGGGCGCTCCGCGTGGCGGGCGCTGTTCTACGCCATCTGGACCCGCAAGGAAGCCTGGGCCAAGTGCTCGGGCATGGGACTGGCGCTGCCGTTCGCGGGCTTCTCGGTGGCGCGGCGGCGCGGTTCGGCCATTGCCTGGCAAGTGCCCGGCCCCGGCCAGCTCCAAGGCTTCGCGGTGAACGAGGACCACGCGGGCGCGCTGGCCTGCGCGGCACCAACGGCCGTTTGCTGGCAGCATTTTGATTTTCCATCCCGGCTGCCGGTGGCGGCCATTCCATTTCCCAGATGAAGTTTTTCGTGGCCCTGTTGTGGGCATTGCCGTTTTTTGCTGCCGGCCAGGTGCTGCCGCCCGCTGCCCCCAACCCAGCCCCGCCCGTGGCGGCGGCCGACAGCAGCGCCGGCTGGGAGCTACGGCTCGATTATGAGGCGCGTACCAGCTACCTGGGCCGCGAATACGGCAGCCACGCCTACTCCCTCAACCCTCAGGTGAGCTACTCGGCCGCCAATGGCCTTTACGGTCGGCTCGAAGGCCTGTATTTCAGCCCCGTGCGGCCGGGCTACGTGTACACCAGCCTGGAGCTGGGCTACGCCGGCGAGTTTACCGATAACTGGAGCTACTCGCTGTCGGGCAGCCGCACGTTCTACGCCGAGCGCATCACCAAAAAGGATTCCGTGCTGCGCAATAACCTGGAAGCCTACACCCAATATACCCTTGGCCCAGTGGCGCTGGGCCTGGACTACAACTTCCTGTTCGACCATTTCCAAGCCCATACGCTTGGTCTGAACCTAAGCCTGCCGCTGGAAAAAGCGCA
Coding sequences within:
- a CDS encoding 4'-phosphopantetheinyl transferase family protein → MLVRAVVAASPLPFYHCWRTRLGPVTPAALAKLSAAEQARHARFLAAGPAQAYAGAHVFLRAVLGHYTHQPPAALALGVDARQKPILTTDPPLWFNLSYRADWALLAVSNQGEVGVDLEAIRPVAGAAALVDYLFSPAERAVLRAAGRSAWRALFYAIWTRKEAWAKCSGMGLALPFAGFSVARRRGSAIAWQVPGPGQLQGFAVNEDHAGALACAAPTAVCWQHFDFPSRLPVAAIPFPR